From a region of the Methanoculleus receptaculi genome:
- a CDS encoding 2-oxoacid:acceptor oxidoreductase subunit alpha, translating into MSELMRGLNTMQEYSLLIGGKAGEGINTAGLSIAGLFSSLGYRVYMYFDYPSLIRGGHNFAIIRAADRPIGAHRTRVDVLLALDRKTIETHKERIDGKTTVIYDSSQVKEGMGYGLPLDDIIAEERASPITRNSAMLGALARVAGIDREILEDVLRAAVPEKHLDSNLRVAARGYSAVESVFSVKQLDAPALPVLTGNEAAGLGLVYGGLDTYVAYPMTPSSGVLHFLAGRAEDLGIRVIHPENEISVILMALGLAYTGERAAVGTSGGGFCLMTEGLSFAGMSEMPVTIVLSQRPGPSTGVPTYTAQSDLHFALNAGQGEFPRLVVAPGDPHEACAWSATALMLSWRYQVPAIILMDKTLAEGACSFDLDASTPPRDHEPLLEDGEGEYRRYRLTEDGVSPLAFPGMEGVTVKANSYAHDERGFTTEKAEEIRALQEKLLRKAGSLKAELEGYQTVKTYGAPDAARTIICWGSQKWVCIEAAAGVGARVVQPVVLAPFPVEAWSKAMAGAGEVVCVENNATGQVARLLREHGFDPGRSILKYDGRPFAVDELTARLEEVFV; encoded by the coding sequence ATGAGCGAACTTATGCGAGGTCTGAACACCATGCAAGAATACTCGTTACTGATCGGTGGAAAGGCTGGCGAGGGTATCAACACGGCAGGCCTCTCCATAGCAGGTCTCTTCTCCAGCCTCGGTTACCGCGTCTACATGTACTTCGATTACCCCTCGCTCATCCGGGGCGGGCACAACTTTGCAATCATTCGCGCCGCGGACAGGCCAATCGGGGCGCACCGCACCAGGGTCGACGTTCTGCTGGCCCTTGACCGTAAAACCATTGAGACCCATAAGGAGCGGATCGACGGGAAGACAACGGTCATCTACGACTCCTCGCAGGTGAAAGAGGGGATGGGTTACGGCCTCCCCCTTGATGATATCATTGCGGAAGAGAGAGCGTCCCCGATAACCAGAAACTCCGCGATGCTCGGAGCGCTTGCCCGTGTTGCAGGGATCGACCGGGAGATACTCGAAGATGTCCTCCGCGCAGCCGTCCCGGAAAAACACCTGGATTCAAACCTCCGGGTTGCTGCAAGGGGCTACAGCGCGGTGGAGAGCGTCTTTTCCGTAAAACAGCTGGATGCCCCGGCACTCCCTGTCCTGACGGGTAACGAGGCCGCCGGGCTCGGACTGGTCTACGGCGGGCTTGATACCTACGTCGCCTACCCCATGACACCCTCATCGGGGGTTCTCCATTTTCTGGCCGGCCGCGCCGAAGATCTCGGGATCAGGGTGATCCACCCGGAAAACGAGATAAGCGTCATCCTGATGGCTCTTGGGCTTGCCTACACAGGGGAAAGAGCAGCGGTCGGAACCTCCGGTGGAGGGTTCTGCCTGATGACCGAAGGGCTTTCGTTTGCCGGGATGTCGGAGATGCCGGTGACAATAGTGCTGTCGCAGCGGCCCGGCCCGAGCACCGGTGTGCCTACATACACCGCGCAGAGCGACCTCCACTTCGCCCTGAACGCCGGCCAGGGGGAGTTTCCAAGGCTCGTCGTCGCCCCGGGGGATCCGCATGAGGCCTGCGCCTGGTCCGCGACCGCGCTGATGCTCTCCTGGCGCTACCAGGTCCCGGCGATCATCCTGATGGATAAGACGCTCGCTGAAGGTGCCTGCTCCTTCGATCTCGATGCATCAACTCCGCCGCGGGACCACGAACCGCTGCTCGAGGATGGAGAGGGAGAATACCGGCGTTACCGCCTGACTGAGGATGGAGTATCCCCGCTTGCCTTCCCGGGAATGGAAGGGGTGACGGTCAAGGCAAACAGCTACGCCCATGACGAGAGGGGGTTTACAACCGAGAAAGCAGAGGAGATCCGTGCACTGCAGGAGAAACTGCTCAGAAAAGCCGGGAGCCTGAAAGCGGAACTTGAGGGCTACCAGACCGTGAAGACCTACGGTGCACCTGACGCGGCGAGGACCATCATATGCTGGGGATCGCAGAAATGGGTGTGTATCGAGGCCGCCGCCGGGGTCGGCGCGCGGGTTGTTCAGCCTGTTGTGCTTGCCCCGTTCCCGGTTGAGGCCTGGAGCAAGGCGATGGCCGGCGCGGGAGAGGTGGTCTGCGTCGAGAACAATGCCACGGGTCAGGTCGCCCGTCTTCTCAGGGAGCATGGATTCGATCCAGGCAGATCCATCCTGAAGTACGATGGTCGACCGTTTGCGGTCGATGAACTCACTGCAAGGCTCGAAGAGGTGTTTGTATGA
- a CDS encoding thiamine pyrophosphate-dependent enzyme, with product MTPDRSAAGLITPVQNTWCPGCGNFSIQHMMRSAIAEISEEEGIPIEKFVFLGGIGCHGKLMDYLNVNSLYTIHGRSIPAATGIRLANRDLRVICHVGDGDIYAEGLDHLIFAAKRNTDITVIVHDNRVYGLTTGQYTPTSPTGFRGRSTPRGVAEQPMNPLEVMLAAGATHIARGYTRKTRHLKDIFKEAIMHRGFSFVDLLQICATYSNLTDYYDAHIYEMQDGDLDTGRFESALQKIREWDYDRDAPIAIGTFYSIERPLYEEGFSVPPSGLEERRGRVQRLVEGWR from the coding sequence ATGACCCCGGACCGGTCTGCCGCTGGACTTATAACTCCGGTGCAGAACACCTGGTGTCCTGGTTGCGGTAACTTCTCGATCCAGCACATGATGAGATCGGCCATCGCAGAAATCTCGGAGGAGGAGGGTATACCCATCGAGAAGTTCGTCTTCCTTGGCGGTATCGGGTGCCACGGGAAACTGATGGATTACCTGAACGTCAACAGCCTCTACACCATCCACGGCCGTTCAATCCCGGCAGCCACCGGGATACGCCTGGCAAACCGTGACCTGCGGGTAATCTGTCACGTCGGCGACGGTGACATCTACGCCGAGGGGCTTGACCACCTCATCTTTGCGGCCAAGCGGAACACCGATATAACCGTGATCGTCCACGACAACCGGGTCTACGGTCTGACGACCGGACAGTACACCCCGACGTCGCCCACAGGGTTCCGGGGGCGTTCTACGCCGCGGGGGGTGGCGGAGCAGCCCATGAACCCGCTCGAGGTGATGCTCGCCGCCGGGGCCACCCACATCGCACGGGGCTACACCCGGAAGACCCGGCACCTCAAAGATATCTTCAAAGAGGCGATAATGCACCGCGGATTCTCTTTCGTCGATCTCCTCCAGATCTGTGCAACCTACTCCAACCTGACCGACTACTATGACGCGCATATCTACGAGATGCAGGATGGCGATCTCGATACCGGTCGGTTCGAGAGCGCTCTTCAAAAGATCAGGGAATGGGACTACGACCGGGATGCGCCTATCGCGATCGGGACGTTCTATTCGATTGAGCGGCCCCTCTACGAAGAGGGTTTCAGTGTACCGCCGAGCGGGCTTGAAGAGCGGCGCGGGCGCGTCCAGAGGTTGGTCGAGGGCTGGAGGTGA